In Mangrovivirga cuniculi, the following proteins share a genomic window:
- a CDS encoding pyridoxal phosphate-dependent aminotransferase — MAIKLADRVTSMAESATLAMAAKAREFKARGIDVISLSLGEPDFKTPKHIQDGAKTAIDSGKYFGYPPVNGYADLREAIANKLKNENRIETTPEQIVVSNGAKQSLANLFQAILNPGDEVIIYTPYWVSYEALVKLAGGEPVYITGELENEYKASAKQLADAITDKTKAVIFSSPCNPTGSVFTKEELTEMADVLKKHPDVIAIADEIYELINYTGNHVSLASLPGMVDQTVTVNGFAKGFAMTGWRVGYLSAPLHIAKACSKIQGQLTSANCSIAQRAALTAITEDLGPSKEMANEYLRRRDLVLELLNELPGFKNNTPKGAFYFFPDVSYYFGKSDGNTTINTSSDLAMYILEEANVSTVAGEAFGLPTSIRLSYAASESELREAIERIKVALAKLK; from the coding sequence ATGGCAATAAAATTGGCAGACCGGGTAACTTCAATGGCAGAATCAGCTACACTAGCTATGGCTGCAAAAGCCCGGGAATTTAAAGCGAGAGGAATTGACGTAATCAGTTTAAGTCTCGGCGAACCTGATTTTAAAACACCTAAGCATATACAAGATGGAGCTAAAACTGCAATTGATAGCGGTAAATATTTTGGCTATCCTCCGGTAAATGGATATGCTGACCTTCGTGAAGCAATTGCCAATAAGCTTAAAAATGAAAATAGAATTGAAACCACTCCTGAGCAGATAGTAGTTTCAAATGGTGCCAAGCAATCCCTGGCCAATTTATTTCAGGCAATTTTAAATCCAGGTGATGAGGTGATTATTTATACTCCTTACTGGGTTTCTTATGAAGCTTTGGTGAAGTTAGCGGGTGGAGAGCCGGTTTACATTACCGGAGAACTCGAAAACGAATATAAAGCATCAGCTAAGCAACTTGCAGATGCTATCACAGATAAAACTAAGGCAGTAATTTTTTCATCTCCTTGTAATCCAACGGGATCAGTGTTTACAAAAGAAGAACTGACAGAAATGGCAGATGTTCTAAAAAAACACCCTGATGTAATCGCTATTGCAGATGAAATCTATGAATTAATAAACTATACAGGTAATCATGTTAGTCTGGCCTCATTGCCGGGAATGGTTGATCAGACTGTGACTGTCAATGGATTTGCCAAAGGATTTGCTATGACAGGATGGAGGGTAGGGTATCTTTCTGCGCCTTTACATATTGCCAAGGCATGTAGCAAAATTCAGGGACAATTAACCAGTGCTAATTGTTCGATTGCTCAAAGAGCCGCTCTCACAGCAATAACAGAAGATCTTGGCCCGTCTAAGGAAATGGCAAATGAATACTTAAGACGACGAGACCTTGTGTTAGAGTTATTGAATGAATTGCCAGGCTTTAAAAATAACACTCCAAAAGGGGCATTTTACTTTTTCCCTGATGTTTCGTATTATTTCGGAAAATCTGATGGAAATACTACAATAAATACTTCGTCTGATCTTGCAATGTATATTCTTGAAGAAGCAAATGTATCGACAGTAGCAGGAGAAGCCTTTGGCCTTCCAACTTCTATCAGGTTAAGTTATGCTGCTTCTGAAAGTGAATTAAGAGAAGCAATCGAACGAATCAAAGTTGCTTTAGCTAAATTGAAATAA
- a CDS encoding outer membrane beta-barrel protein — MKTKAIFLGLFLLFSISAFAQVKVHVGATTTGQMNFVLDKGLKSDPRYVQTNDVKFAPIGLAFGVDLTDNFGLQLESIYSIQGAYYQVVDIYETVQGYRDFEANYIHLPMLFKFMSASADRARFNFMIGPQLSFLTSGSERLQYDASQYYIPEGVTPPEGAEPVPGEDYYDVPATDGEIVLFTTEEEIVREFKEAEFQIAASMGFDIDIARNLSISTQLRMNYAISDFRNEDFIQYMQDKKYDELYERRSSLLVGVQIGVNYVFGGTRFFTR; from the coding sequence ATGAAAACAAAAGCAATTTTTTTAGGACTTTTTCTACTTTTTAGTATATCAGCATTTGCACAGGTAAAAGTTCATGTTGGTGCTACGACCACTGGTCAGATGAATTTTGTTTTGGATAAAGGATTAAAATCTGATCCAAGATACGTTCAAACCAACGATGTGAAATTTGCCCCGATTGGTTTAGCATTCGGAGTTGATTTAACTGATAATTTCGGGTTGCAACTGGAGTCTATTTACTCTATTCAGGGAGCTTATTACCAGGTAGTGGATATATATGAAACAGTTCAGGGGTACCGTGATTTCGAAGCAAATTATATTCATCTTCCGATGCTTTTTAAATTTATGAGTGCTTCAGCTGACAGGGCAAGATTTAATTTTATGATCGGTCCGCAGCTTTCATTTTTAACATCCGGAAGCGAACGATTACAATATGATGCTTCACAATATTATATTCCTGAAGGGGTAACTCCTCCCGAAGGAGCTGAGCCAGTTCCGGGAGAGGATTATTATGATGTTCCTGCAACAGATGGTGAGATAGTTTTATTTACCACAGAAGAGGAGATCGTAAGAGAATTTAAAGAAGCTGAATTCCAAATTGCTGCAAGTATGGGATTTGACATTGATATCGCAAGAAACTTATCAATAAGTACCCAACTAAGAATGAACTATGCTATTTCTGATTTCAGAAATGAGGATTTCATTCAGTACATGCAAGATAAAAAGTATGATGAGCTTTATGAAAGAAGATCATCTCTACTTGTTGGTGTTCAGATTGGTGTGAATTATGTTTTTGGTGGAACCAGGTTCTTTACCAGATAA
- a CDS encoding MGMT family protein: protein MKESFFKDVYEVVKLVPHGRVTSYGAIANYLGAKSSARMVGWAMNSSHNIPDVPAHRVVNRNGMLTGKHHFDTPTKMEELLTVEGVKVSDDKIINFKEVFWDPSLELI from the coding sequence TTGAAGGAGTCTTTTTTTAAGGACGTATACGAAGTAGTGAAATTAGTGCCTCATGGGAGGGTAACTTCCTATGGGGCTATTGCTAATTACTTAGGAGCAAAATCATCCGCCCGGATGGTTGGCTGGGCGATGAACAGTTCCCACAATATACCCGATGTACCAGCTCACCGGGTAGTAAACAGAAATGGAATGCTCACAGGCAAGCATCATTTCGACACTCCTACTAAAATGGAAGAGCTTCTGACCGTCGAAGGAGTAAAAGTTTCAGATGACAAAATTATTAATTTCAAAGAGGTATTCTGGGATCCTTCTTTAGAGTTGATCTGA
- a CDS encoding sodium:solute symporter, whose amino-acid sequence MEATSVAIIITLYFLVLFIIARLTGKKADTETFFTAGRQSPWYVVAFGMIGASLSGVTFISVPGWVGSSEFTYMAMVLGYLAGYIAIAFILLPLYYKLNLVSIYTYLEKRFGFYSYKTGAGFFLISRIIGASFRLFLVAGVLQLAVFDHWGVPFGVTVTVAIALIWVYTLKGGIKTVVWTDTLQTLFMLLAVSVTIIIIGNEMGWGLSEIVSNVDNSEYSKWFETDINESNFWLKNFIAGAFITLTMTGLDQDMMQKNLTCKSLKDAQKNMLWFSVVLIFVNLIFLSLGALLFIYSEQNGIPIPKDTDDLYPLLALNNLGSAAGILFMLGIIAAAYSSADSALTALTTSFCHDFLDIKQYPEKERKRIKLLTHIGMSTILLVVILVFNEIERDNVIKELFNAAGYTYGPLLGLFAYGLFIKKQLSKEYLVPVIAIIAPILTYLLVEYSPEIFDGYEIGFERLLINGFLTIIGLLLITDWSSEQNNIESEVRSDQL is encoded by the coding sequence ATGGAAGCCACTTCTGTAGCAATCATAATTACTCTTTATTTTTTAGTGCTTTTTATCATTGCCCGGTTAACCGGAAAAAAGGCTGATACAGAAACTTTTTTTACTGCCGGAAGGCAATCTCCCTGGTATGTGGTGGCATTTGGCATGATTGGAGCTTCGCTTTCAGGAGTTACTTTCATCTCAGTTCCAGGCTGGGTAGGTTCGAGTGAATTTACCTACATGGCGATGGTGCTTGGATATCTGGCAGGATATATTGCTATTGCTTTTATTTTACTTCCACTTTACTACAAACTCAATTTAGTTTCAATTTATACCTACCTGGAAAAACGGTTCGGTTTTTACAGTTATAAAACAGGAGCAGGATTCTTTTTAATATCCAGAATCATCGGGGCTTCTTTTCGATTATTTTTGGTCGCCGGAGTTCTTCAATTAGCAGTTTTTGACCATTGGGGAGTTCCTTTTGGAGTAACAGTGACTGTTGCAATTGCCTTGATCTGGGTTTATACATTAAAAGGTGGAATTAAAACAGTGGTATGGACAGACACTCTTCAGACATTATTCATGTTATTGGCCGTGTCGGTGACAATAATAATTATAGGTAATGAAATGGGTTGGGGTCTATCAGAGATTGTTTCCAACGTCGACAATTCTGAATACAGCAAATGGTTTGAAACCGATATAAATGAGTCGAATTTCTGGCTTAAAAACTTTATTGCAGGAGCCTTCATTACATTAACAATGACTGGGCTGGATCAGGACATGATGCAGAAAAACCTGACCTGTAAATCTTTGAAAGACGCACAAAAAAATATGCTCTGGTTTAGTGTTGTTCTTATTTTTGTAAACCTGATCTTCCTAAGTCTCGGAGCATTACTATTTATTTATTCGGAGCAAAATGGTATCCCTATTCCAAAAGATACAGATGATCTTTATCCCCTTTTAGCACTAAATAATTTAGGCTCAGCAGCAGGAATATTATTTATGCTTGGTATAATAGCAGCTGCATATTCCAGTGCGGATTCAGCGCTGACAGCACTTACTACTTCATTCTGTCACGATTTTCTCGATATAAAACAGTATCCTGAAAAGGAAAGGAAGAGGATAAAACTCCTTACTCATATTGGGATGTCAACAATCTTATTGGTGGTAATCCTGGTCTTCAATGAGATAGAAAGAGACAATGTTATAAAAGAATTATTTAATGCTGCAGGTTATACATATGGGCCTCTATTAGGACTTTTTGCCTATGGCCTTTTCATTAAGAAACAATTGTCGAAGGAATATTTAGTGCCTGTTATAGCTATAATAGCTCCCATACTAACCTATTTACTGGTAGAATATTCACCTGAAATCTTCGATGGTTATGAAATTGGATTTGAAAGGCTTTTAATAAACGGATTCCTTACAATTATCGGACTTTTATTAATCACTGACTGGTCTTCAGAGCAAAATAATATAGAAAGTGAGGTAAGATCAGATCAACTCTAA
- a CDS encoding ATP-dependent Clp protease adaptor ClpS, protein MRFSHQEETLEEVLEVVTDQSERNLMVYNDDFNTFEHVINTLIKVCKHNPTQAEQCTYIIHYKGKCSVKQGTYEKLKPMRNSIREAGIDAKIV, encoded by the coding sequence ATGAGATTTTCCCATCAGGAAGAAACGCTTGAAGAAGTATTGGAGGTGGTCACTGACCAGTCTGAACGGAATTTGATGGTGTATAACGATGACTTTAATACTTTTGAACATGTGATCAATACGTTGATCAAGGTATGTAAACATAACCCGACACAAGCTGAACAGTGTACCTATATCATCCATTATAAAGGTAAGTGTTCTGTAAAGCAGGGTACATATGAAAAGTTAAAGCCCATGAGAAATTCGATCAGAGAGGCTGGTATAGACGCTAAAATAGTTTAA
- the recR gene encoding recombination mediator RecR produces the protein MEYPSKLIENAVLEISRLPGIGKKTAFRLVMHLLRTEESASVSLSDAIIKLRTETRYCNKCGMVSEDTLCKYCSSAKRDHSLICLVEDIPDVIAIENTAQFQGVYHILGGLISPVNGIGPDDLRIKELFDRIDSKTNAVKEVILALSPTMEGDTTSFYLNKKLSEKGIEVSTIARGVPLGGELEYADELTLGRSIVTRTKYD, from the coding sequence ATGGAATACCCTTCTAAACTGATCGAAAATGCCGTTCTGGAAATTTCCCGACTTCCGGGAATAGGTAAAAAAACCGCTTTCAGACTTGTAATGCATCTTTTAAGAACTGAAGAGTCAGCTTCAGTCAGCTTAAGTGATGCCATTATTAAATTGAGAACTGAAACGAGATACTGCAATAAATGCGGTATGGTCAGTGAAGATACTTTGTGTAAATATTGTTCATCAGCTAAACGAGATCATTCGCTTATTTGCCTGGTTGAAGATATTCCGGATGTAATTGCTATTGAAAACACAGCTCAGTTTCAGGGAGTTTACCATATTCTTGGAGGATTAATATCTCCGGTAAATGGCATTGGGCCCGATGACCTTCGTATTAAGGAATTGTTTGATAGAATTGATAGTAAAACGAATGCTGTAAAAGAGGTGATTTTGGCATTAAGTCCGACTATGGAAGGAGACACCACATCATTCTATCTTAATAAAAAGCTTTCAGAGAAAGGAATTGAAGTTTCGACAATTGCCCGGGGAGTTCCTTTAGGAGGAGAGCTGGAATATGCTGATGAATTGACCCTTGGAAGGAGTATCGTGACAAGAACAAAATACGATTAA